In the Alistipes provencensis genome, CAGGGCGCCGCCAACCTGCTGACGCCGCTCTTCGGCGGCATCCCGGCCACGGGCGCCATCGCCCGCACGATGACCAACATCAACAACGGCGGCCGCACGCCCGTCGCGGGTATCGTCCACGCCGTGGTGCTGCTGCTGATCCTCGTGCTGTTCATGCCGCTGGCGCAATATATCCCGATGGCTTGTCTGGCGGGCGTACTGGCTGTCGTGGCCTATAATATGAGCGGCTGGCGAACTTTCCGGGCTCTGCTTCGCAACCCCCGCTCGGATGTCGCGGTGCTGCTGCTGACCTTCTTCCTGACGGTGGTCTTCGACCTGACGATCGCTATCGAGGTGGGCCTGCTGATCGCCTGCGTGCTCTTTATGAAACGGGTGATGGAGACCACCGAAATCTCGGTCATCCGCGACGAGATCGACCCTTCGGCGGGGCTCGACGTGGCTACGCACGAGGAACCCCTCGCGGTGCCCGAGGGAGTGGAGGTCTACGAGATCAACGGACCCTATTTCTTCGGTATCGCCACACGTTTCGAGGAGCTGATGGCTCAGATCGGCGACCGTCCCCGGGTGCGGATCATCCGCATGCGCAAGGTGCCGTTCATCGACTCCACGGGCATTCACAACCTCACGACGCTGTGCGAAATGTCGCACCGCAACAAGATCACGGTGGTGCTTTCGGGCGTCAACGACGATGTCCGCGCCGCGCTCGAACGCTCGGGTCTCTACGAACTTCTCGGAGGCGATAATGTCTGTCCCCACATCAATGCCGCGCTGGCGCGGGCCGGTCAGATCATCGCACAGACGGAGCAGTAAAACGAAGCGGCGGCCCATCGGGCCGCCGCTTTTTCTGTTTAGAACGTTCCGAAGCGGAACACGATCTTCTGGCAGTAGAGTTCGCCGGGCCGGAGCAGCGGCGAGGGGAACTCGGGGTGGTTCACGGCGTCGGGGTAGTTCTGGCACTCCATCGCCACGCCGTCGTAGTCGGCATAACGGCCTCCGGTCTTGGTCTCGGGACATCCGCCCGCGAGCCAGTTGCCCGTGTAGATCATCACGCTGGGCTGCGACGAGAGCACCTTCACCGAACGGCCCGACTTGGCTTCGCGCAGTTCGCCGACCTCGCCCAAAATGTTGGGCTTCCAGTTGTCGACGACGAACGGATGGTCGTAACCCTTGAAGTCGCGGATGTGGTTGAATTCCGAGTCGATGCCGGGGCGGAACGTCCGGAATTCCCGAAAGTCCTGCGGCGTGCCGGCTGCGTCGAGCAGTTTGCCCGTGGGAATCTGCTTGTCGTTCATCTCCAGCACCTTCGAGCTGTTGAGCCGCAGTTCGTGGTCGAGGACCGACCCGCTGCCGTCGCCCGCGAGGTTGAAATAGACGTGGTTGGTGAGGTTCACGACCGTCGTTTTGTCGGTTTTGGCCAGATAGGTGATCTCCAGCGCGTTGTCGTCGTCGAAGTCGAAAACGGCCTCGACGCACAGCTCTCCGGGATAGCCTTGGTCGCCGTCTTCCGAGACGAGCGACATCACCACACGGTTGGTCTCCACACGGCTCTCCCAGACGCGGTTGGCGAATCCTTTCGTGCCGCCGTGCAGGTGGTTTACGCCGTTGTTGACCTCCAGCCGGTATTCCTTGCCTTCGACCATCATCTGCCCGTAGGCGATGCGGTTGGCGCAGCGGCCTACGCTCTTGCCCGAGGCGGCTCCGTCGAAGAAATAACCTTCGGGATGCTTGTAGCCCAGCACCACGTCGGCCATGCGGCCCTCGCGGTCGGGCATCGTCACCGAGACGATCGCGGCGCCGTAGTTCGAAAGCCGGACCTCGGCTCCCGAGTCGTTGCGCAGCGTGTAGAGGATGATCGCCTCGCCTTCCGGGGTCATGCCCCAGACGTTCTGTTCGATTGCTACCATTTTATTCAGCGGGTTTTAGGTTGTTCAATAGGTTGTCGATGCGTTTCAGGCACTCCTCTTTGCCGATGAACGACGTCACATCGTACATCCCGGGGCCTTTCCCGGCGCCCACGAGCGCCAGCCGCAGGGTGTTCATCACCTGTCCCATGCCGTAGCCTTTCTCCTCGATCCAGCCGTGGACGATGCGCTCGGTGTTCTCCAGCGAGAAGTCGTCGATACCCTCCAATACGCCGCGCAGTTCGCGCAGGATGGCGGGATTCTGGCCTTTCCAGTACTTTTTGGCCTGCTTCTCCTCGTACTCGGCGGGAGCCACGAAGAAGAACGACGTGAGGTCCCACAGGTCGGTCGTGAACGTCGCGCGCTCCTTCATGATGCCCGCGGCCCGTCCGGCCAGCTCGTCCGACACCTCGATGCCGTGCTCGCGCAGGACAGGCTGGTAGAGGACAGCCAGCTCGGCGTCCGTCTTGCGGTGCATGTACTGGGCGTTGAACCACTTGGCCTTGTCGGGCTGGAAGCGGGCGCCCGATTTCGAGACCCTCTCCAGCGAAAAGTTGTCGATCAGCTCCTGCATCGAGAACAGCTCCTGCTCCGTGCCGGGGTTCCAGCCCAGCAGAGCCAGCATGTTGATGAACGCCTCGGGGAAATAGCCGTCCTCGCGGTATCCGTGGGCGGTCTCCCCGGTCGGGGAGGTCCAGAAAAGCGGAAATACCGGAAATCCCATCTTGTCGCCGTCGCGCTTCGAGAGCTTGCCGCCGCCCGTGGGCTTCAGCAGCAGGGGCAGGTGGGCGAACTGCGGCTGTGCGTCCGTCCATCCGAAGGCCTTGTACAAAAGATAGTGCAGGGGCAGCGACGGGAGCCACTCCTCGCCGCGGATGACGTGCGACACCTCCATCAGACGGTCGTCGACGATGTTCGCCAGATGGTAGGTGGGCAGTGCGTCGGCCGACTTGTAGAGCACCTTGTCGTCCAGCGTCGAGGTGTTGACCTCCACATGGCCGCGGATCAGGTCGTCCATTTCGACCACCTCGTTCTCGGGCATCCTGAAGCGGATGACCCACTGGTCCCCGCGGTCGATGCGGGCCTTGACCTCCTCGGCCGGCAGAGCCAGCGACGTGGCCAGTTTTTCGCGCACGGCGTAATTATAGGCGAACGCCTCGCCGCGCGCCTCGGCCTCCTTGCGCAGGGCGTCGAGCTCTTCGGCGGTGTCGAAGGCGTAGTAGGCCCACCCGGCTTCGACGAGTTGCAGGGCGTATTTGAGGTATATCTCGCGCCGTTCGCTCTGGCGGTAGGGGGCGTGGGGCCCTCCGACGCCGACGCCCTCGTCGATCTCGATGCCGCACCATTTGAGCGATTCCAGAATGTAATCCTCGGCGCCCGGCACGAAGCGCTGCGAGTCGGTGTCCTCGATGCGGAGGATCATCGTGCCTTTGTGCCGGCGGGCGAACAGGTAGTTATACAGTGCCGTGCGGACGCCCCCGATGTGCAGGGGCCCGGTGGGGCTGGGTGCGAAACGCACCCGAACGGGTCTTTCCATGATTATGTTACTGTTTTTTTACTTTAGTTGTTACGACATGCGGGAGTGCCGGGGTTGGACGGAGGATGGCCGGTCCGACCATCGCCCCTAACCCCCCCCCTCTCTCGGACGGGTTATTTTATGCGGTATTCGATCCGCATGGTGATGCGGGCCTTCTTGTTGCGGTTGGCGGTGTTGAACGAACCTCCGGCCGAGAACTCCTCGTTGGAGTTGGCTCCGGTGATCTGGAAAACGCCCATGCGCGCCGACGAGACGCTGCCGATCTTCGCCCCGGCATTCACGGCGATCTTCTCGGCCCGCAGGCGGGCATCGGCCGAAGCCTTCTCGATCAGCCCCATCTTCACATCGTCGAGTTTCGTGTAGTAGTAGTCCGGGGCGTATGCCTCGATCGACACGCCTTGAGCGATCAGCGACGAGATTTCGCGCGAGATGGTCTCCACCTTCTCCACGTCGGACGATTCGACCGTGAAGCGCTGGCGCAACTGGTAACCCGCAAAACGCTGCCCGGCCCAGTTGCCCGAGGCGTTGTAGACAGGGGTGTACTGCTTGTCGACGTTCACGAACGCAAAGACCACCGCCCCGGCGGGCACACCCTTGTCTGCGAGGTATTTCTGCACCTTCTGCTTGCTCTGCTCGATCCGGGCGTAGCCCGCGGCGACGTTCTCCGCCTCGGCGGTCAGCGTCCCCGACCAGACGATCAGGTCCGAAGTGAATTCCGTTTCGCCCAGCCCGGTTACGACAATGGTGTCCTGCGACCGGTATTTGTAGGTGTAGGCGCGTGCGAGCACGACGGCGCAGACGATGGCGGCGATGCCCAGAAGGATGTACTTCGAATTTTTCATGGCGGTATGTTTTTTAAGGTTCTCTCCCGTGTGTCAGACGTTGAACAGGAAGTGCATGATGTCGCCGTCCTGCACGACGTATTCCTTGCCTTCGATGCCGATTTTTCCCGCATCGCGGCACGCTTTCTCCGACCCCAGCGTCACATAGTCGTCGTACTTGATGACCTCGGCGCGGATGAATCCCTTCTCGAAGTCGGTGTGGATGATTCCGGCCGTCTGCGGGGCTTTCATGCCGCGCGAGTAGGTCCATGCACGGGTCTCGTCGGCTCCGGTGGTGAAGAACGTTTCAAGATTGAGCAATTTGTAGGCCGATTTTATCAGACGAGCGACACCCGACTCCTCCAGCCCGAGGTCCTCGAGGAACATCTGGCGCTCCTCGTAGCTCTCCAGCTCGGCGATGTCGGCTTCCGTGGCGGCGGCGATGACGAGCATTTCAGCTTTCTCTCCGGCGATGGCGGCCCGGACGGCTTCGGTGTAGGCATTGCCCGTCGCGGCGCTCTTCTCATCGACGTTGCAGACGTAGAGCACCGGTTTGTCGGTCAGCAGGTTGAGGTCGGCGACCAGCTTGCGGTCCTCTTTGTCGAGTTCGACCGTGCGGGCCGAGAGACCCTGCTCCAGCGCCGACTTGTATTGTAACAACAGCTCCACGGCGCGCTTGGCGTTCTTGTCGCCGCCCGAGGTGGCCTGTTTCTGGATTTTGCCCAGACGCCCCTCGACGGTCTCGAGGTCTTTCAACTGCAATTCGGTGTCGATGATGCCCTTGTCGCGCACGGGATCGATTGTGCCATCGACGTGGGTGATGTTGCCGTTGTCGAAGCAGCGCAGGACGTGGATGATCGCGTGGGTGTTGCGGATGTTGCCGAGGAATTTGTTGCCCAGCCCTTCGCCTTTCGAAGCGCCTTTCACCAGCCCCGCGATGTCGACGATCTCGATCGTCGTGGGGACCACGCGCTTGGGATTGTCGATCTCGGCCAGCCGGATCAGCCGCTGGTCGGGGACCGTGATGACGCCCACGTTGGGCTCGATGGTGCAAAAGGGGAAATTCGCCGCCTGCGCCTTTGCGTTGGACAGGCAGTTGAAAAGGGTCGATTTACCGACGTTCGGCAAACCGACTATGCCGCATTGTAATGCCATTGGTTCGTTGTTCGTTTAAAAATTGTCGCACTTGAAAATAAGTTCACAAAGATAGCTATTTCTTTTTATTTCGGAGCGCGCAGACGCCAGAAAAGTCCGCTCCGGATTCGTTTCGGGCAAAAGGTTTCCGCAGGTGCCGGACATTCCTGAATTTTTTCTATCTTTGGCTTCGCCTTGGATACTCCCGCTCGGCAATGTTCAAATAAATTTGACATTGCCCTCACTTATTCGTATCTTTGGTGCTTGAAATTGGATGGAACTATGGATTTGAAAACGATACAAGGCGAATTGCGGCAGCTCTCGGCCCTCGTCGAAGGATGGGCGCAGACGGACGGAATCCCGGCCCTCGAACGCGATCTGGCGCTCGAAAAATTGCGGTCGCTCTATGACAAGGTGCGCTTCGGTGCTGTGGATTCCGATGCGGTAATTGCTGATGCAGAGGATGTTGCGGTAGTTGCAGAGGCCATCGACTTGGGCGATGTGCTCTCGCTCGATCCTTCTGCCGGGGAGGACGAACCGGTGTCGGAAGCCGCGGAAGAGGAACCTGCGGAGGAGGTTGCCGAAGAGGTGATCCCGGGACCGGCGATTCCCGAGCCCGTTGCCGAATCCGAGTCTGCCGAACCCGAGCCCGTTGTGGAACCTGCCTCTGTCGAGCCCGCGCCGGTTGCAGAGCCGGTTGAGGAGCCCGCTTCGGAGCCTGTTCCAGTATCCGAGCCGGAACCCGAACCGGAACCGATCGCTGAGTCTAAGCCTGAAAAGCCCAGTTATGTGGCGCCTACGCTGTTCGGGCTGGAGGAGGAGACCATCCGCCACCGCAACAAACAGCGCGTCATCATGTCGCTTTACGATACGGCCGCCGAAACGCCCGCCCGTCCCGAACCGGCTCCCGAACCGGCTCCGAAGCCTGCGGAAACTCCGGCTCCTGTCCCCGTGGAAATACCTGCTCCGGAACCCGAGGCCGAAGAACCGGCCGCAGTTCCGGAAGAGCCCGCCGAAATACCTGAAACCCGGGAAACGTCCGCTGCGCCGCAATCTGCGGCAGAGGAGGATGACGAACCCGGCTTCGAGGAGATTACGCTAGAGGCGGCCGCTCCCGCCGGGGTCGTGCTGGGCGACGTCATCAACCACGACGTGCAGACGCTGGCCGACACGCTCGCCGCGCCGCGCGACCGGGCTTCGGAACTGCGGCGCAGCGAGCCCGTCACCGACCTGCGCAAAGCGATCGGCATCAACGACAAGTTTCTGTTGATCCGCGATCTGTTCGGGGGCGACGGCGAGGCTTACGAGCGGGCGATCGGGACGCTCAACGACTGCGCCGATTTCGACGACTGCATGATCTATATCGCCGAAAACTATGCGTGGAACCCCAATTCCGACGGGGTGAAACTGCTGATGGAACTGCTCGAACGCAAATTTGCCTGACAGCGATGGCCAAACTCTATATCGTACCTACGCCGATCGGCAATCTCGACGACATCACGCTGCGTGCGGTGAATGTCCTGCGCAGTGTGGATTTCATTCTGGCGGAGGATACGCGCACGACGTCGTTCCTTTTGAAGCACCTCGGCATCGAGCAGAAGCTCCGTTCGCACCATAAGTTCAACGAACACGCCACGGTGCAACTGGTCGCCGAGTCGATTGCTGCGGGACGCGATGCGGCTCTGGTGTCGGATGCCGGGACGCCCGGTATCTCGGACCCCGGATTCCTGCTCGTGCGCACATGCGTCGAGGCGGGGATCGAGGTCGAGACGCTGCCCGGGGCCACGGCGCTGATTCCGGCGCTGGTGCAGAGCGGATTTCCCTGCGACCGCTTCTGCTTCGAGGGCTTCCTGCCCCAGAAAAAGGGTCGCAGCAAGCAGTTGCAGACATTGGCCGACGAGGAGCGGACGATGATCTTCTACGAATCGCCCTACCGGGTGGTGAAGTGTCTGGAACAGTTCGCCGAGGTCTTCGGTCCCGAACGCCGGGTCTCGGTGTCGCGGGAGCTGACCAAGAAATTCGAACAGACCGTGCGCGGCACCGTCGCCGAGGTGCTGGAGCATTTCCGGGCGACCGAGCCCAAGGGGGAGTTCGTGATCGTCGTGGCCGGAAAGCCCAAGGCCCGGCGCGCGCAGGAGTTGCAGGAGGAGTAATTTAATATGGAACAGACCGGTTATGGAAAATAATCCTACGGACAATACACAGCAGGTGCGGCGCTCGTTCTCGGCATGGATCGGGGAGCTGCGCGAGTTTATGAAGGGACGTTTCAGTCTCGAGGAGGATCAGGCGCAGCGCGACGAGGTCGTGGCCGCCATTTCGAAGGGCGTGGTGTTCCGCGGCGTCAACCTCTGGGTGCTGATCTTCGCCACGATGATCGCGTCGCTGGGCCTGAACGTCAATTCGGCCGCCGTGATTATCGGCGCGATGCTCATCTCGCCGATCATGGGCCCGATCATGGGCGTGGGCCTGTCGCTGGGCATCAACGATTTCGACCTGCTGAAAAAGTCGCTGCGCAA is a window encoding:
- a CDS encoding aldose epimerase family protein; its protein translation is MVAIEQNVWGMTPEGEAIILYTLRNDSGAEVRLSNYGAAIVSVTMPDREGRMADVVLGYKHPEGYFFDGAASGKSVGRCANRIAYGQMMVEGKEYRLEVNNGVNHLHGGTKGFANRVWESRVETNRVVMSLVSEDGDQGYPGELCVEAVFDFDDDNALEITYLAKTDKTTVVNLTNHVYFNLAGDGSGSVLDHELRLNSSKVLEMNDKQIPTGKLLDAAGTPQDFREFRTFRPGIDSEFNHIRDFKGYDHPFVVDNWKPNILGEVGELREAKSGRSVKVLSSQPSVMIYTGNWLAGGCPETKTGGRYADYDGVAMECQNYPDAVNHPEFPSPLLRPGELYCQKIVFRFGTF
- the gltX gene encoding glutamate--tRNA ligase; translated protein: MERPVRVRFAPSPTGPLHIGGVRTALYNYLFARRHKGTMILRIEDTDSQRFVPGAEDYILESLKWCGIEIDEGVGVGGPHAPYRQSERREIYLKYALQLVEAGWAYYAFDTAEELDALRKEAEARGEAFAYNYAVREKLATSLALPAEEVKARIDRGDQWVIRFRMPENEVVEMDDLIRGHVEVNTSTLDDKVLYKSADALPTYHLANIVDDRLMEVSHVIRGEEWLPSLPLHYLLYKAFGWTDAQPQFAHLPLLLKPTGGGKLSKRDGDKMGFPVFPLFWTSPTGETAHGYREDGYFPEAFINMLALLGWNPGTEQELFSMQELIDNFSLERVSKSGARFQPDKAKWFNAQYMHRKTDAELAVLYQPVLREHGIEVSDELAGRAAGIMKERATFTTDLWDLTSFFFVAPAEYEEKQAKKYWKGQNPAILRELRGVLEGIDDFSLENTERIVHGWIEEKGYGMGQVMNTLRLALVGAGKGPGMYDVTSFIGKEECLKRIDNLLNNLKPAE
- a CDS encoding SIMPL domain-containing protein encodes the protein MKNSKYILLGIAAIVCAVVLARAYTYKYRSQDTIVVTGLGETEFTSDLIVWSGTLTAEAENVAAGYARIEQSKQKVQKYLADKGVPAGAVVFAFVNVDKQYTPVYNASGNWAGQRFAGYQLRQRFTVESSDVEKVETISREISSLIAQGVSIEAYAPDYYYTKLDDVKMGLIEKASADARLRAEKIAVNAGAKIGSVSSARMGVFQITGANSNEEFSAGGSFNTANRNKKARITMRIEYRIK
- the ychF gene encoding redox-regulated ATPase YchF, which codes for MALQCGIVGLPNVGKSTLFNCLSNAKAQAANFPFCTIEPNVGVITVPDQRLIRLAEIDNPKRVVPTTIEIVDIAGLVKGASKGEGLGNKFLGNIRNTHAIIHVLRCFDNGNITHVDGTIDPVRDKGIIDTELQLKDLETVEGRLGKIQKQATSGGDKNAKRAVELLLQYKSALEQGLSARTVELDKEDRKLVADLNLLTDKPVLYVCNVDEKSAATGNAYTEAVRAAIAGEKAEMLVIAAATEADIAELESYEERQMFLEDLGLEESGVARLIKSAYKLLNLETFFTTGADETRAWTYSRGMKAPQTAGIIHTDFEKGFIRAEVIKYDDYVTLGSEKACRDAGKIGIEGKEYVVQDGDIMHFLFNV
- the rsmI gene encoding 16S rRNA (cytidine(1402)-2'-O)-methyltransferase → MAKLYIVPTPIGNLDDITLRAVNVLRSVDFILAEDTRTTSFLLKHLGIEQKLRSHHKFNEHATVQLVAESIAAGRDAALVSDAGTPGISDPGFLLVRTCVEAGIEVETLPGATALIPALVQSGFPCDRFCFEGFLPQKKGRSKQLQTLADEERTMIFYESPYRVVKCLEQFAEVFGPERRVSVSRELTKKFEQTVRGTVAEVLEHFRATEPKGEFVIVVAGKPKARRAQELQEE